GACGCCGTTGCTCTGAAAATGACGACTTAACAGGTCATTCGATTGGTAAGGCATTCAGCTTCTCCTTCTGCACAGAACCTTGCGCACGATCGAGATATTCGAATGTGCCACGACACTGCCTGTGTCGCTGCCTGCTCAGCCCAGCGAATGAGCGAATTTCCGGACCCGATCACAGCTGACAATCGCTGGGCAGTGTTGGGGTCATCCACAGAGGTCCTGCTTTCCTTTATTTGAGAACATTTGCACAGCAAGACGCACAAGGACGGCCTCCTCAACCGTCCGCAAGCCGTTTCGGACATGGCTTGATCATGTGCTCATAAAGTCTTGGCTGGCAACCGCTTGTTCGCGGTTTTCCCCAGGCTGGCACCGCTGGTCAGGAGGGGCGGCAAGGGATGACGGCTCTGATTTACTAAGGTGCAGCGTCTGGCGCAGGAGCAGGGGCCGGAGAGAGGCAAGCGGGTTCTGGGCCATGCAGGCCCAGAGCAGGGAGGCAGAGGATGACCATTGTCACGCTGGAGATTGATCCGCAGTTGTATCAGCTGCTGCAAGCCGCCGCCGCTGACCATCAAATAAGCCTGGAGGATGAGTGCCGGCGCCGATTGGCAGCACAGGAGCGGCCATCGCGATACCTACAGGCCCTGGTCGCCGAACTGCGCGCCGATGATCAGCAGCGGCGCGCCGCTCGTTCGTGATTACTTTTTCTTGGGCGTGCTTTGCGCCGGGCAATCCGACTCCTGAAAGCGCGCCGACGCCACCGGGCGATTGGTGCGGTTTTCAGTGAACTCGTAACGCATGATGGCGCCTTTGGCCATCAGCTTGCGGTAGTTGGGGTTGCGGCAGACGCTTGCCCCAAGTTGCAGGTAGACCGCCTTGGGATTGGCGCGCATCTGCTCGGCATGGCCAGACTGCACGCTGAGGTGGTTGATCAGTTCCTTGCCTTCAACGGTATAGCCCTGGTCGAGAATGTTCTCGTTGATTTCCCGAGGAGTGCCGACGTTGCTTTCCGCAGCGACCTTCTCCAGCATTTTGCCCAGTTCGAATTCTTGCAGGGACGCAGCTTGGGCACCCAGGGGCAGGGCCAGCAGAAGGGCGACGGTAGGAATGGTAAAGCGCAACATGAAACTCTCCTGGTGCAGTGACTGATGCTTCGACCAGCCACTCGACTGTGCGTTCAGTGGCGACGAATTATAGGGGGAGAGGCCGCAGGGCGGTACAGGTTTGAACAGATAGCTCTGATAAACTTGTCCGACTTTTTACCCTCTTGAGTGTTTGTCGTGTTGATTTCTGTTTCTTGCTGGCATGTCCTGCGATGAGTCATGCGGTTTCCCGTCTACGTGATCTGCGGATGGCGCGCGTGGCCAAGCCCTTTTTCGCACGCGGCTCACGGGCTGAACGCTGCCCCCGCTGCCGAGTGATTCCCAGCCATTGCCTGTGTGCCTGGCGACCGAAAGTCGTTGCCCGGTCAGCCATGTGCCTGGTGATGCACGACGTCGAACCGCTCAAGCCGAGCAATACCGGTTGGCTGATTGCCGATGTGATCGGCGACACGACGGCGTTCAGCTGGTCGCGTACTGAGGTCGATCCGCAACTGCTAGCGTTGCTGGCCGACCCGCAGTGGCAGCCTTATATCGTGTTTCCGGGCGAGTTCGTCGCGCCCGAACGGGTGGTCAGCGAAGTCAGGCAGGAGGAGGGCAAGCGGCCGCTGTTCATTCTGCTGGACGCTACCTGGAGCGAGGCGCGCAAGATGTTCCGCAAGAGCCCTTACCTGGAGCACTTGCCGGTTCTCAGCCTGTCCCCGGAGAGGCTCTCGCGCTACAAGCTGCGTCGCTCCAAGCGTGATGATCACTTCTGTACCGCTGAAGTGGCGGCGTTATGCCTGGAACTGGCCGGCGATGAGCAGGTCAGCCAGGTACTGGATGCCTACCTCGATGTGTTCAGCACCCATTACCTGTCAGCGAAGTTCCAGAAGGCCATCGATCCGGATGACGATGTGCATGCCCGGCTCAAGCCCTTTGTGTAGTCGTGCTGGAATGAGGCTTTTGTGGCCATAGCTGGGCTACCAGCATGCCGCTGAGCATCAGCGCGCAGCCGAAGTAGCCGCGGGCCTGCAGCGACTCATCCAGCAACCAGGCCCCGGCAATGGCGGCAAATACCGCTTCCAGGGACAGAATGATTGCCGCGTGAGAGGCGATTGCGTCCTTTTGGGCAATCACCTGCAAGGTGTAGCCGATACCGACGGCCACCACCCCGCCATAGAGAATGGCCGGCCCGGCGCCGACAATCGCTTCCCAGCGAAGCGGTTCCAGGCACAACGCCAGGATCAGGCTGACCACCGCGCAGGTCGCAAATTGCAGGAACGCCAGGCGAATCGGGTCATGACGGCCGGCGAAAACCCCCACTAGAATCACGTGCCCACCCCAGACGAAGGCGCCAATCAACTGCAGCCAGTCTCCCGAGGCAACGTGGAAGCTGTCGCTGACGCTCAGCAGGAACATGCCCACCACCGCCAGCACGGCGCCGAGCCAGGTACCCAGGCCAGTCTTGTGGCCAATCAGCAGCCCCAGAAGCGGCACTACAATGACATAGAGCCCGGTGATGAAACCTGCATTGGTGACGGTGGTGAACATCAGCCCCACCTGTTGCAGATTGATGCCCAGGGCCAGGGCCAGCCCCATGAGTACGCCGCCCAGTAGCAGCCCACGATTGAGCAAGGGTTCGGGCTGACGATCCGTGGGTGTTTTACGCAGCACCAGCGGCAAGAGGCAGAGTGAGCCCAGGGCGAAGCGCAGGCCGGAATAAAGGAAGGGGCCGATATGATTCATACCGGAAGTTTGTGCGACAAACGCCGAGCCCCAGATCACCGCGGTAATCAGCATCAGGACATCGGCACGCAAGGCTTGGCTGCGCATGATGGCTCTCTTATTAGTTAGCCAGCTAAGATGCCGCAAAGCTTCACGCTTGACCACCCTGGCTTGGCTGGGCATGCTTGGCGCCGATTAGGGCGCCGGCGCTGTTTGAACCACTGTTTTGCTCAGGCTTTTCGCGGCGTTCGTGCTCTTTGGGTGCGGTGTTCTGGCGTGCCTCCGTGTTGCTTTGGTGAGGGCTGAATGCATCAGTCCTGCCATGAAAAACAGGATCATTTGAAAAATGGCCACATACGAAATCCTGATTGCCGATGATCACCCGCTTTTTCGCAGTGCACTGCATCAAGCTGTCACCTTGGGCCTGGGCCCTGATGTGCGTCTGGTGGAAGTGGCAAGCATTGCCGAACTGGAAGTGCGACTCACCGAAAAATCCGACTGGGATCTGGTCCTGCTAGACCTGAACATGCCCGGTGCCTACGGTTTTTCCGGTCTGGTGCTGTTGCGCGGGCAGTACCCGCAAATTCCGGTGGTGATGGTTTCGGCGCAGGAAGAAGCCTCCGTCATGGTGCGCTCCAGAGAGTTCGGCGCCAGCGGTTTCATTCCCAAGTCCAGTTCCCTGGAAGTCATCCAGCAGGCCGTGCGCAGTGTGCTCGACGGTGATGTCTGGTGGCCGCCCCAGGCGTTTGAAGAGGTCAGTGTCTCAGCCGAAGCCAAGGCCGCCAGCGAAGGCCTGGCTAGCCTGACGCCCCAGCAGTTCCGGGTTCTGACCATGGTCTGCGAAGGGTTGCTGAACAAGCAGATTGCCTACGAGCTGAGCGTGTCGGAAGCCACGATCAAGGCCCACGTGACGGCGATCTTCCGCAAGCTCGGGGTGCGTACCCGGACCCAGGCAGCGCTGCTCTTGCAACAACTTGAGTCAATTTCCAGCCATTAACCGGCTGTTTGTTCACGCTTTTTTGACTTTGGTTGAACTAGCTTCCCCACTTCTTTTTCTTCAGTTGCCCAGCTTATGTCGCCTTTCAAAGGTCAAACCGGTCTTAAACGTATCCTTAACGCCGCCGGCTATTCGTTCGATGGCTTGCGCGCGGCGTTCACTGGCGAGGCGGCATTTCGTCAGTTGGTGCTGCTCAATGTGATCCTGATTCCCCTGAGCTTCCTGCTCAATGTCAGCCGGGTCGAGCGTGCGCTGTTGATCGCCGTGTGCCTGCTGGCGCTGATCGTCGAGCTGCTCAATTCGGCGGTGGAGGCGGCCATCGACCGCATCTCCCTGGATCGTCATCCCTTGTCGAAAAACGCCAAGGACATGGGCAGCGCGGCGCAGTTTGTCGCTCTGAGCATGATCACCATCGTCTGGGCAGTGATCCTGATCTGAATCAGGGAATGCTTGGCAGGACGATTTCATCGCTGCGTTGCACCCCGGCGGTAAAGGCGCGACACAGTTCCAGGAATTCGCGCATGGCCGAGGTCTGGTACTTCTGCTTGTGCCAGATGAAGTAGAACTGCCGGGCCAGGTCCAGGCCCGGGGTTTCCACCGGCACCAGGCTGCCGCGGCGAAACGCATCGCGCAGGGCCAGCCGGGAAATGCAGCCAATCCCCAAACCCGACTCCACCGCACGCTTGATGGCTTCGGTGTGCTCCAACTCCAGGCGGATGTTCAGTGCACTGCGGTGGTGACGCATGGCCTGGTCAAAGGTCAGGCGCGTCCCGGAACCCTGTTCGCGAAGGATCCAGGCTTCATGGGTCAGTTCTTCCATGGTGGCGTGGCCGCGCTTGGCCAGTGGATGCTGGGGCGCGCAGAACACCACCAGTTCATCTTCGACCCAGGTCTGGACTTCGATATCCGGATGGCTGCAGTCGCCCTCGATTAGACCCAGATCAATTTCGTAGTGGGCCACCTGTTGCACGATATGCGCAGTGTTCTGCACATGGAGCTTCACCTGGCTCTCCGGGTGCACCTGCATGAAACTGCCGATCAGCAGGGTGGCCAGGTAGTTGCCGATGGTCAGGGTCGCACCCACCGAAAGCGAGCCGAACCCGGACTTGCCGTTGAGCAGGTCTTCGATCTCCTTGGCCTGGTCCAGCAGGGCCACTGC
The DNA window shown above is from Pseudomonas protegens CHA0 and carries:
- the erdR gene encoding response regulator transcription factor ErdR, translated to MATYEILIADDHPLFRSALHQAVTLGLGPDVRLVEVASIAELEVRLTEKSDWDLVLLDLNMPGAYGFSGLVLLRGQYPQIPVVMVSAQEEASVMVRSREFGASGFIPKSSSLEVIQQAVRSVLDGDVWWPPQAFEEVSVSAEAKAASEGLASLTPQQFRVLTMVCEGLLNKQIAYELSVSEATIKAHVTAIFRKLGVRTRTQAALLLQQLESISSH
- a CDS encoding LysR family transcriptional regulator, yielding MRFTLRQLQVFVAVAQQESVSRAAGLLSLSQSAASTSITELERQSSCQLFDRAGKRLSLNALGKQLLPQAVALLDQAKEIEDLLNGKSGFGSLSVGATLTIGNYLATLLIGSFMQVHPESQVKLHVQNTAHIVQQVAHYEIDLGLIEGDCSHPDIEVQTWVEDELVVFCAPQHPLAKRGHATMEELTHEAWILREQGSGTRLTFDQAMRHHRSALNIRLELEHTEAIKRAVESGLGIGCISRLALRDAFRRGSLVPVETPGLDLARQFYFIWHKQKYQTSAMREFLELCRAFTAGVQRSDEIVLPSIP
- a CDS encoding diacylglycerol kinase, yielding MSPFKGQTGLKRILNAAGYSFDGLRAAFTGEAAFRQLVLLNVILIPLSFLLNVSRVERALLIAVCLLALIVELLNSAVEAAIDRISLDRHPLSKNAKDMGSAAQFVALSMITIVWAVILI
- a CDS encoding tRNA-uridine aminocarboxypropyltransferase: MSHAVSRLRDLRMARVAKPFFARGSRAERCPRCRVIPSHCLCAWRPKVVARSAMCLVMHDVEPLKPSNTGWLIADVIGDTTAFSWSRTEVDPQLLALLADPQWQPYIVFPGEFVAPERVVSEVRQEEGKRPLFILLDATWSEARKMFRKSPYLEHLPVLSLSPERLSRYKLRRSKRDDHFCTAEVAALCLELAGDEQVSQVLDAYLDVFSTHYLSAKFQKAIDPDDDVHARLKPFV
- a CDS encoding quorum-sensing-regulated virulence factor family protein: MLRFTIPTVALLLALPLGAQAASLQEFELGKMLEKVAAESNVGTPREINENILDQGYTVEGKELINHLSVQSGHAEQMRANPKAVYLQLGASVCRNPNYRKLMAKGAIMRYEFTENRTNRPVASARFQESDCPAQSTPKKK
- a CDS encoding DMT family transporter, with product MRSQALRADVLMLITAVIWGSAFVAQTSGMNHIGPFLYSGLRFALGSLCLLPLVLRKTPTDRQPEPLLNRGLLLGGVLMGLALALGINLQQVGLMFTTVTNAGFITGLYVIVVPLLGLLIGHKTGLGTWLGAVLAVVGMFLLSVSDSFHVASGDWLQLIGAFVWGGHVILVGVFAGRHDPIRLAFLQFATCAVVSLILALCLEPLRWEAIVGAGPAILYGGVVAVGIGYTLQVIAQKDAIASHAAIILSLEAVFAAIAGAWLLDESLQARGYFGCALMLSGMLVAQLWPQKPHSSTTTQRA